Proteins encoded together in one Dermacentor variabilis isolate Ectoservices chromosome 2, ASM5094787v1, whole genome shotgun sequence window:
- the Polr2F gene encoding RNA polymerase II subunit RpII18 — translation MADDEFEGDDVGGADDFDDVEEDENLDEIDQNEEENIELLQASDGQPQQNQKRITTMYMTKYERARVLGTRALQIAMCAPVMVELEGETDPLQIAMKELKARKIPIIIRRYLPDGSYEDWGIDELIITD, via the coding sequence ATGGCCGACGACGAGTTCGAGGGTGACGACGTTGGCGGCGCCGACGATTTTGACGACGTCGAGGAGGATGAAAACCTCGACGAGATTGACCAAAACGAGGAGGAGAACATCGAGCTCCTTCAAGCATCGGACGGCCAGCCTCAGCAAAACCAGAAGCGCATCACCACCATGTACATGACCAAGTACGAGAGAGCGAGAGTGTTGGGAACACGTGCGTTGCAGATTGCCATGTGCGCGCCTGTGATGGTAGAATTAGAAGGCGAGACTGATCCTTTGCAGATCGCCATGAAGGAACTCAAGGCCCGCAAGATCCCCATCATCATTCGCAGGTACCTTCCTGACGGAAGCTACGAAGACTGGGGGATCGACGAACTCATCATCACGGACTGA